The following coding sequences are from one Leptolyngbya sp. NIES-3755 window:
- a CDS encoding steroid delta-isomerase (similar to AA sequence:cyanobase_aa:LBDG_36790) has product MAITIDSARGIFPNTLSADAVPATTARFNQLSAEDQLAWTWFAYLEMGKTVTIAAPGAASMQFAEPTLAEIKKMSFPEQTQVMCDLANRADTPICRTYATWSPNIKLGFWFQLGEWMEQGIVAPIPTGYELSANASAVLQALREMDQGQQITVLRNSVVDMGYDTQKLGEFTRVAEPVVAPKDQSQRSAVKIEGINNATVQKYMDNMNANDFNTLIELFAQDGALQPPFQRPIVGRDAVMRFFREECQNLKLMPERGVSEPTEDGYTQIKVTGKVQTPWFGAAVGMNMAWRFLLDPQGKIFFVAIDLLASPKELLNLIR; this is encoded by the coding sequence ATGGCGATTACCATCGACTCAGCCCGTGGAATTTTTCCTAACACACTCTCAGCGGATGCTGTACCTGCTACGACGGCTCGGTTCAATCAACTTAGTGCAGAGGATCAACTGGCTTGGACTTGGTTCGCTTACTTGGAAATGGGTAAAACGGTGACGATCGCGGCTCCGGGTGCGGCGAGTATGCAGTTTGCAGAACCGACCTTGGCAGAAATCAAGAAAATGTCGTTTCCTGAGCAAACTCAAGTGATGTGCGATCTCGCGAATCGGGCAGACACACCGATTTGTCGCACTTACGCAACTTGGTCGCCGAATATTAAGCTCGGTTTCTGGTTTCAGCTTGGAGAATGGATGGAGCAAGGTATCGTTGCCCCAATTCCAACAGGTTATGAGCTTTCGGCAAATGCTTCAGCAGTGTTGCAAGCGTTACGGGAAATGGATCAAGGTCAGCAAATTACTGTTTTGCGGAACTCGGTCGTGGACATGGGATATGACACTCAGAAATTAGGCGAGTTCACCCGTGTGGCAGAACCCGTTGTGGCTCCCAAAGATCAATCTCAGCGCAGTGCTGTCAAAATCGAAGGTATTAATAATGCAACGGTCCAGAAGTATATGGACAACATGAATGCCAATGATTTTAATACCTTGATTGAATTGTTCGCACAAGATGGCGCACTGCAACCGCCGTTCCAAAGACCGATCGTCGGTCGCGATGCGGTGATGCGCTTTTTTAGAGAAGAGTGCCAAAACCTGAAATTGATGCCCGAACGTGGTGTTTCTGAACCGACTGAAGATGGCTACACCCAAATCAAAGTCACAGGTAAAGTTCAGACTCCTTGGTTTGGTGCGGCAGTTGGAATGAACATGGCTTGGCGCTTCCTGCTCGATCCGCAAGGTAAGATTTTCTTTGTGGCGATCGATTTACTCGCTTCTCCGAAAGAACTTTTAAATCTGATTCGATAA
- a CDS encoding ABC transporter-like protein (similar to AA sequence:cyanobase_aa:LBDG_36780), which translates to MTPAVLIEKLQKRYGSVEAVKEVSLEVRPGEIFGLLGPNGAGKTTTLRCLCTLTEPDAGRIEVSGISAIDNPRAARQRLGYVAQAVAIDKMLTGRELLELQAALYHLPKASIKPRIAEMLTLLGLDEWADKKSGTYSGGLQKRLDLAAGLLHQPDVLVLDEPTVGLDIESRVAVWNFLRQLREQGTSVLITSHYLEEIDALADRVAIIDRGVVISSGTPSELKDQVGGERITLRIREFSPLDEAEKARSLLESLPIVQEVIINGAQGNSLNLVVSPNSDALSKVQQALQQAGLPTFGIAQSRPSLDDVYLAATGQTLMDAELAAAGSRDPKAERKQNMR; encoded by the coding sequence ATGACTCCTGCGGTGCTCATAGAAAAACTACAGAAGCGCTATGGATCAGTGGAAGCCGTTAAAGAGGTGTCGCTAGAAGTTCGACCCGGCGAGATTTTTGGGCTTTTGGGTCCGAATGGAGCAGGCAAAACGACGACGTTGCGCTGTCTGTGTACCTTGACGGAACCCGATGCAGGCAGAATCGAAGTATCGGGAATCAGCGCGATCGACAATCCCCGTGCTGCCCGTCAAAGATTAGGCTACGTCGCTCAAGCCGTCGCGATCGATAAAATGCTCACCGGTCGCGAACTGCTCGAACTCCAAGCGGCTCTTTATCATTTGCCAAAAGCCTCGATCAAGCCTCGAATCGCTGAAATGTTAACCCTGCTCGGACTCGATGAATGGGCAGATAAAAAGAGCGGCACATATTCAGGCGGATTACAAAAACGATTGGATCTCGCTGCGGGATTGCTTCATCAGCCAGACGTTTTGGTATTAGATGAACCGACCGTCGGACTGGATATCGAAAGCCGTGTCGCGGTTTGGAATTTCTTACGTCAACTGCGCGAACAAGGCACATCGGTTTTAATCACCAGCCATTATTTAGAGGAAATTGATGCACTTGCCGATCGAGTGGCGATTATCGATCGAGGAGTTGTCATCTCTTCAGGAACGCCTTCGGAACTGAAAGATCAAGTGGGAGGAGAACGGATCACCTTACGGATTCGAGAATTTTCGCCACTGGATGAAGCTGAAAAAGCGCGATCGCTGCTCGAATCTTTACCCATCGTTCAAGAAGTGATCATTAATGGAGCGCAAGGAAATTCGCTAAACTTAGTCGTCTCTCCGAATAGTGATGCCTTGTCCAAAGTTCAACAAGCTCTTCAACAAGCGGGACTCCCGACCTTTGGAATTGCTCAGTCACGTCCGAGTTTGGATGATGTCTATCTTGCTGCAACCGGACAAACTCTAATGGATGCGGAACTTGCGGCAGCCGGAAGTCGAGACCCGAAAGCAGAACGTAAGCAAAACATGAGATAG
- a CDS encoding ABC-2 type transporter (similar to AA sequence:cyanobase_aa:LBDG_36770), with the protein MSTTITPSKTSFDSKSTIAPPNPVGDFFQETAAMTRRLFIQLQRRPSTLIAGIIQPLMWLFLFGALFQNAPRGLFGDQVNYGQFLGAGVIVFTAFSGALNAGLPVMFDREFGFLNRLLVAPLASRSSIVMASAIFITTLSLIQTSAIVVMSAFLGAGLPSPIGLALVALIVLLLVVGVTALSLGLAFALPGHIELLAVIFVTNLPLLFASTALVPLSFMPKWLQVVATLNPLSYAIEPIRYLYLHPDWSFGSVIMQAPFGNVTLGGALLILVGLCAIALIAVQPLMKRRLA; encoded by the coding sequence ATGAGTACAACCATTACCCCGTCTAAAACTTCGTTCGACTCAAAATCGACGATCGCGCCTCCAAATCCAGTAGGCGATTTTTTCCAAGAAACGGCAGCGATGACTCGTCGATTGTTTATTCAGTTGCAGCGTCGCCCTTCTACTTTGATTGCTGGCATTATTCAGCCGTTGATGTGGTTGTTCCTATTTGGCGCACTGTTTCAAAATGCACCGAGAGGATTGTTCGGGGATCAAGTGAATTATGGTCAGTTCTTAGGGGCTGGCGTGATTGTGTTTACTGCGTTCAGTGGTGCTTTAAATGCCGGACTTCCAGTGATGTTCGATCGAGAATTTGGGTTTCTTAATCGATTGTTAGTGGCTCCACTCGCTTCGCGATCGTCGATCGTGATGGCTTCAGCAATTTTCATTACGACTCTGAGCCTGATTCAAACGAGCGCGATCGTCGTCATGAGTGCTTTCTTAGGTGCAGGATTACCGAGTCCGATCGGTCTTGCATTGGTCGCTCTGATCGTTTTGTTATTAGTCGTTGGAGTGACCGCTTTAAGTTTAGGATTGGCGTTTGCGCTACCGGGACATATCGAATTGCTTGCCGTAATCTTTGTCACGAACTTGCCGTTACTGTTTGCGAGTACAGCACTTGTTCCACTGTCGTTTATGCCGAAATGGTTGCAAGTGGTCGCGACTTTGAATCCGCTGAGTTATGCGATCGAGCCAATTCGCTATCTGTATCTGCACCCGGATTGGAGCTTTGGCAGTGTGATCATGCAAGCTCCGTTTGGGAATGTGACCTTGGGTGGAGCATTGTTGATTTTGGTTGGACTTTGTGCGATCGCGCTTATTGCGGTTCAACCCTTGATGAAACGTCGATTAGCTTAG
- a CDS encoding WD-40 repeat protein (similar to AA sequence:cyanobase_aa:Cyan7425_4789): MNVKERSNCLLAPNDAPNNQLLTLVEQLLYPRPLTKVQTIVLQESWNSRGYREIARDHGYDEGFIRNVGSELWRLMTDVLGQKVTKSNVRWMLQDYFQHIKRRE; the protein is encoded by the coding sequence ATGAATGTAAAAGAAAGAAGCAACTGTTTGCTCGCTCCTAATGATGCACCGAACAATCAGTTACTCACCCTTGTTGAACAGTTACTCTATCCGCGTCCCTTGACCAAAGTTCAAACGATCGTGCTCCAAGAGTCCTGGAATAGTAGAGGCTATCGTGAGATTGCACGGGATCACGGCTATGATGAGGGGTTCATTCGCAATGTCGGCTCTGAATTGTGGCGACTGATGACGGACGTGCTGGGACAAAAAGTGACGAAAAGTAATGTGAGATGGATGTTACAGGACTATTTCCAGCACATCAAGCGTCGGGAGTAA
- a CDS encoding hypothetical protein (similar to AA sequence:cyanobase_aa:MAE46830), with product MRTFLEKQTFLETGNDSGFTAKSASLQLDTDESNLLLRQLSASISRSSIGYNPSDFAGNTLSTARAIAVSATTTSYQDFVGSVDTNDYYRFTLTDTRNFSLGLTGLTADADVSLLNSTGSFIAGSSLGGTSAESIAQQLTAGTYYIRVYPYSGDTNYTLSVSAAPSSIDFAGNTLSTARVITVGTTTTNYQDFVGSVDTNDYYRFSLSDTRNFSLRLTGLTADADVSLLNSTGSFITGSSLGGTSAESITQQLTAGTYYIRVYPYSGNTNYTLSVSAAPVLPSLSIVATDPTAAEVNSGQAANPGLFTITRTGSTAAALTLSYLVSGSATKGSDYNNITGTTGNTGTITIPVGATSVTIPINVINDALIEASESVVLTLNSGTGYQLGTNSATVTILDNDSPTVPNPTVSTFALTGNNQIDSLLASSRTFWNTSGSGGNITYSFYRNSSGSYYGSEIVTELSETIKTSVRRILSMISSYVNVNFVEVADTANSFGVLRYMFSNLGGGGGYAYAYYPGVGVGGDVHLSSAYESDPVNRFSGAPGNHGYMTLIHETFHAIGLKHPGNYNGSGTGEGPFLPGGEDNTTNTLMSYNFPGPTAITPMAYDIRALQYLYGVRSYNSTNTNYVFNSVNNYTLNGQVFGTTGTSKQSVWDSGGVDTFNFSGLATTDRYRFDLRGGGLMTTQSAFNSTSYTDRSGTGTYSMTGFGTSIAFNTVIENLVNSRSDDFVIANSAANTFSGYTRGVFTGNDIYEGTNSADVLDLSSYGLADLATTVSSGTLNIRLGTSGTIQVRNYFSSAGSMRVRVGSTFYRYSTTGGWQVAPSPALPANHGELVTASGGLTSRRDLPAAPDTPAVIACSCAACAVERRLNQLGNSALSDRIRRAA from the coding sequence ATGAGAACTTTTTTAGAGAAACAGACTTTCCTTGAAACTGGGAATGATTCTGGATTCACCGCAAAATCAGCTTCGCTGCAACTCGATACCGATGAATCGAACTTGCTCTTACGTCAATTGAGTGCAAGCATTAGTCGATCGTCGATCGGCTACAATCCCAGTGACTTCGCGGGCAATACGCTCTCAACTGCAAGAGCGATCGCGGTTAGTGCAACTACAACAAGCTATCAGGATTTCGTTGGCAGCGTTGATACGAATGATTACTATCGCTTTACCCTAACTGATACCCGCAACTTCTCACTCGGACTGACTGGATTAACTGCGGATGCAGATGTCAGCCTGCTCAATAGTACAGGTAGCTTTATTGCAGGGTCATCTCTAGGCGGAACCTCTGCGGAATCGATTGCTCAGCAATTGACCGCAGGAACCTATTACATTCGAGTCTACCCTTACAGCGGTGACACTAACTACACCTTGAGTGTGTCTGCCGCTCCATCAAGCATTGATTTTGCGGGCAACACCCTCTCCACTGCACGAGTCATTACTGTGGGTACAACCACAACAAACTATCAGGATTTTGTCGGGAGCGTTGATACGAATGATTACTACCGCTTCAGCTTGAGTGATACCCGCAACTTCTCGCTTAGGCTCACTGGACTCACTGCGGATGCAGATGTCAGCCTGCTCAATAGTACAGGTAGCTTTATTACAGGGTCATCTCTGGGCGGAACTTCTGCGGAATCAATTACTCAGCAACTGACCGCAGGAACTTATTACATTCGGGTTTACCCCTACAGCGGCAACACCAACTACACCTTAAGCGTGTCTGCTGCTCCAGTTTTACCAAGTCTCAGTATTGTTGCCACTGATCCAACTGCGGCTGAGGTGAATTCGGGACAAGCCGCGAATCCTGGACTGTTTACAATCACCAGAACCGGCAGTACGGCGGCGGCTCTGACATTGAGCTATCTCGTTAGCGGAAGTGCGACAAAAGGCAGTGACTACAACAACATCACAGGCACGACCGGCAACACGGGTACGATTACCATTCCAGTGGGAGCCACCAGCGTCACGATTCCAATTAATGTGATTAACGATGCTCTAATCGAAGCCTCTGAGAGCGTTGTGCTCACCCTCAATTCAGGCACAGGCTATCAACTCGGCACAAACAGTGCGACAGTCACGATTCTTGACAATGATTCCCCGACTGTGCCTAACCCAACCGTTTCGACCTTTGCCCTAACAGGTAATAACCAAATTGATTCCCTGCTGGCATCGTCGAGAACCTTCTGGAATACGAGTGGCAGCGGCGGCAACATTACCTATAGCTTCTACCGCAATTCTTCAGGTTCGTATTACGGTTCTGAAATCGTGACGGAACTGAGTGAGACGATCAAGACAAGTGTTCGCAGGATTTTGTCAATGATTTCGTCCTACGTCAACGTCAACTTTGTAGAGGTGGCAGATACCGCAAATAGCTTCGGAGTGCTGCGCTATATGTTCTCCAACTTGGGTGGTGGTGGCGGTTATGCTTATGCCTACTACCCAGGGGTCGGTGTTGGCGGAGATGTGCATCTCAGTTCTGCCTACGAGAGTGATCCAGTGAATCGCTTCTCAGGTGCGCCAGGCAACCACGGATATATGACGCTGATTCATGAAACGTTCCATGCGATCGGCTTAAAACATCCTGGAAACTACAATGGTTCCGGAACTGGAGAAGGTCCGTTCTTGCCGGGAGGTGAAGACAACACCACTAATACTCTCATGTCCTACAACTTTCCAGGACCAACAGCGATTACGCCGATGGCTTATGATATTCGGGCGCTCCAGTATCTCTATGGAGTCCGAAGCTACAATTCAACCAACACCAACTACGTCTTTAATTCAGTCAATAACTACACGCTCAACGGACAAGTCTTTGGCACGACTGGAACCAGCAAACAATCCGTATGGGATAGTGGCGGTGTAGATACGTTTAACTTCTCTGGGCTTGCGACGACCGATCGCTATCGATTTGATTTGCGGGGTGGCGGGTTGATGACGACGCAATCCGCTTTCAACAGCACAAGCTACACCGACCGGAGTGGAACGGGCACATATTCGATGACGGGGTTTGGGACTTCGATCGCATTTAATACCGTGATTGAGAACTTAGTGAATTCTCGATCGGATGATTTCGTGATTGCGAATAGTGCCGCGAATACCTTCAGTGGCTATACTCGCGGCGTGTTCACGGGTAATGATATCTATGAAGGAACCAATTCGGCTGATGTGCTGGATCTGAGCAGTTATGGTTTGGCTGATTTAGCGACGACGGTGAGTAGTGGAACCTTGAATATCCGACTCGGAACGAGTGGCACAATCCAGGTGCGGAATTACTTTAGTTCTGCGGGTTCGATGCGAGTGCGAGTGGGTAGCACGTTCTATCGATACAGTACGACTGGAGGTTGGCAAGTTGCGCCTTCGCCTGCGTTACCTGCGAATCATGGAGAACTGGTGACCGCTTCGGGAGGGTTGACATCTCGTCGGGATCTTCCTGCTGCTCCGGATACGCCTGCGGTAATTGCTTGTAGCTGTGCTGCTTGTGCTGTGGAACGTCGGTTGAATCAGTTGGGCAATTCAGCGTTGAGCGATCGAATTCGACGCGCAGCGTAA
- a CDS encoding pyruvate kinase (similar to AA sequence:cyanobase_aa:LBDG_00780), whose amino-acid sequence MPLQSSHRRTKIVATIGPATSSPDVLRDLIEAGATTLRLNFSHGTHDDHLRSIRLIRQVSFELNQPVAILQDLQGPKIRLGRFENGSIILNKGDRFTLTSRLVPGTQEISSVTYDLLSEEVPQGATILLDDGRVEMKVEEIDQATQSLHCRVVVGGPLSNNKGVNFPGVYLSIKALTDKDRKDLVFGLDQGVDWVALSFVRNPQDVLEIKELISSAGKSVPVIVKIEKHEAIEQMEAILSISDGVMVARGDLGVELPAEDVPILQKRLIKTANRLGIPVITATQMLDSMVHSPRPTRAEISDVANAILDGTDAVMLSNETAVGKYPIEAVSQMASIAVRIEQENAKQPSENSGRSIPNAISQAVGNIAVQLDASAIMSLTKTGSTARNVSKFRPRTPILAITPHVDVARQLQLVWGVKPLLVLDLPSTGQTFQAALNVAQEKGLVSEGDLVVLTAGTLQGVAGSTDLIKVEVVTAVRGKGVGIGQGSVSGRARLASTLKEIRQFHSGEILVAPSTNADHIDAIRKAAGIVTEDSSLTSHAAVIGLRLGIPVLVGVKNATGMIRDGEIVTLDVQRGLVYSGGSDATQTDAALSV is encoded by the coding sequence ATGCCACTGCAATCTTCTCACCGTCGCACGAAAATTGTTGCCACGATCGGACCTGCAACCAGCAGCCCGGATGTTCTACGCGATCTGATCGAAGCTGGAGCCACCACGCTACGTCTAAATTTCTCGCACGGGACGCACGATGATCATCTCCGCAGCATTCGCCTGATTCGACAAGTTTCGTTTGAACTGAATCAACCCGTCGCAATTCTACAGGATCTCCAAGGTCCCAAAATTCGCTTAGGACGCTTCGAGAACGGCTCAATTATTTTGAATAAAGGCGATCGATTTACACTCACAAGCCGCCTAGTTCCCGGAACTCAAGAGATTAGCTCGGTGACTTACGATCTGCTTTCCGAAGAAGTTCCTCAAGGTGCAACGATTCTGCTCGATGATGGCAGAGTTGAAATGAAAGTCGAAGAGATTGATCAAGCAACACAATCGCTTCATTGTCGTGTTGTCGTCGGGGGTCCGCTCTCGAACAATAAAGGGGTCAATTTCCCCGGTGTCTATCTATCGATCAAAGCGCTAACTGACAAAGATCGCAAAGATTTAGTGTTCGGATTAGATCAGGGCGTAGATTGGGTAGCACTCAGCTTTGTCCGCAATCCTCAAGACGTTTTAGAGATCAAAGAACTGATTTCGAGCGCGGGCAAATCGGTTCCGGTGATTGTCAAGATCGAAAAGCACGAAGCGATCGAACAAATGGAGGCAATTCTATCAATCTCTGATGGTGTGATGGTTGCGCGGGGTGATCTCGGTGTTGAACTGCCTGCCGAAGATGTTCCAATCCTGCAAAAGCGCCTGATCAAAACTGCGAATCGTCTCGGAATTCCAGTCATCACCGCGACTCAGATGCTCGATAGTATGGTGCATAGTCCGCGTCCGACTCGCGCAGAGATTTCCGATGTGGCAAATGCGATTTTGGATGGAACCGATGCGGTGATGCTGTCGAACGAAACAGCGGTTGGGAAGTATCCGATCGAGGCAGTGTCTCAGATGGCATCGATCGCGGTTCGGATCGAGCAAGAGAACGCGAAGCAACCCAGCGAGAATAGTGGTCGATCGATTCCGAATGCAATCAGTCAAGCGGTCGGAAATATCGCCGTCCAACTTGATGCTTCTGCGATCATGTCTTTGACGAAAACGGGATCAACCGCCCGTAACGTTTCAAAGTTCCGTCCTAGAACTCCAATTCTGGCAATCACGCCCCATGTGGATGTCGCCCGTCAACTGCAACTCGTTTGGGGGGTGAAACCGCTTTTAGTATTAGATCTGCCCTCGACCGGGCAAACTTTCCAAGCCGCGCTCAATGTCGCACAAGAAAAAGGCTTAGTTTCTGAAGGCGATCTCGTTGTTCTCACGGCTGGAACGCTTCAAGGAGTGGCAGGTTCAACCGATTTGATTAAGGTTGAAGTGGTCACCGCAGTGCGTGGAAAAGGCGTGGGAATTGGACAAGGATCAGTCAGTGGTCGCGCTAGATTAGCTTCGACATTGAAAGAAATCCGCCAATTTCATTCCGGTGAAATCTTAGTAGCTCCCAGTACGAATGCAGATCATATTGATGCCATTCGTAAAGCTGCTGGAATCGTGACCGAAGATAGTAGTTTAACGAGTCATGCAGCGGTGATCGGACTGCGGTTGGGAATTCCTGTCTTAGTCGGTGTGAAAAATGCGACGGGCATGATTCGCGATGGTGAGATTGTCACGCTCGATGTCCAGCGGGGTTTGGTCTACTCTGGGGGCAGTGATGCGACCCAAACGGATGCAGCATTGTCGGTGTGA
- a CDS encoding amylo-alpha-1,6-glucosidase (similar to AA sequence:cyanobase_aa:LBDG_00770), with product MISDLIELDGRKFVPADQMPVPEWASVLNERPQPILTLKDDDMFLLTDTFGNIGGSSDEGRSSGLGLFCNDTRFLNRLELQLDGRSPILLSSTAEKGFVLSVLCTNPRLDDRIPAETIGIKRELVLNGGLFEEIEIANYSTEPVEFELSLSFGADFIDLFEVRGFGRNQRGTLLRRLPSEANEVDDVDSFVAVDELGQSPMELTLAYQGLDGSILESRIDFVHYQPDTVKGYTAVWRLNFQPHEKQTFGYRLQPLSNGRPVSRVSAPITLSQAKAAEFAEEQHWRQQATQIRTDKTTFNRVVERAEQDVYLLRQTFGKNKALSAGVPWFSTLFGRDSIIAASQTLLLDPQIARETLTILAHYQGKTDDEWREEQPGKILHEIRFGEMARCQEIPHTPYYGTVDATPLWLMLYAEYFSWTADYETLDRLWNNAIAAMDWVDRNLKATGYLSYERKSKRGLDNQGWKDSGNCIVDRKGKLAQGAITLCEVQGYVYSAKVRLSQIARMKKRIDLADRWEEEARDLKVRFNRDFWMEDQDFCALALDGDGNPVDSITSNPGHCLQLGIFTPEKAYSVAERLRAPDMFNGWGIRTLSSLSPAYNPMGYHVGSVWPHDNALIAIGLRSLGLIDQALELCKGLLDMTRHQPYQRPPELFCGYDRTDDNEPVQYPVACTPQAWATGSVFQLVHMIVNLVPDAPGNCLRVIDPALPESINYLALKNLRVGPTLLDLEFERSGSSTSCRVSKKRGNLRVVIEA from the coding sequence ATGATCTCAGACCTGATTGAACTCGACGGAAGAAAGTTTGTTCCAGCCGATCAGATGCCCGTTCCAGAATGGGCTTCGGTGTTGAATGAGCGCCCGCAGCCGATTTTGACGCTCAAAGACGATGATATGTTCTTGCTGACCGATACGTTTGGAAATATCGGCGGATCGTCAGATGAAGGGCGAAGTAGCGGTTTAGGGCTGTTTTGCAATGATACGCGGTTTCTCAATCGCTTGGAACTACAGCTTGATGGACGATCGCCCATTTTGCTCAGTAGTACAGCAGAGAAAGGATTTGTCCTATCGGTGCTGTGTACTAATCCGAGACTCGACGATCGCATTCCCGCAGAAACGATCGGGATCAAGCGCGAACTCGTTCTCAATGGCGGATTGTTTGAAGAGATCGAAATCGCGAACTACAGTACTGAACCGGTTGAGTTTGAACTCAGTTTGAGCTTTGGAGCCGATTTCATTGATTTATTCGAGGTGCGAGGATTTGGTCGAAATCAGCGAGGAACACTCCTGAGACGATTGCCCTCAGAAGCGAATGAGGTGGATGATGTCGATTCATTTGTCGCGGTGGACGAATTGGGACAATCTCCGATGGAGCTAACGTTGGCGTATCAAGGATTGGATGGTTCGATTTTAGAATCCCGTATTGATTTTGTTCATTATCAACCGGATACAGTGAAGGGCTACACCGCCGTTTGGCGATTGAATTTTCAACCGCATGAGAAACAGACCTTTGGATATCGTTTGCAGCCTTTGAGCAATGGTCGTCCGGTTTCCAGAGTGAGTGCGCCCATTACCTTATCTCAGGCGAAAGCAGCAGAGTTCGCGGAAGAACAACACTGGAGGCAACAGGCAACGCAGATCCGAACGGATAAAACCACATTCAATCGTGTGGTTGAACGCGCTGAACAAGATGTCTATCTACTCAGACAAACGTTTGGTAAGAATAAAGCTTTGTCCGCCGGAGTCCCCTGGTTCTCAACTTTATTCGGACGAGATTCGATCATTGCTGCTTCCCAAACTCTGTTACTTGATCCGCAGATTGCACGAGAGACGCTGACCATCCTGGCACATTACCAAGGCAAGACTGACGACGAATGGCGCGAGGAACAACCGGGTAAGATTCTGCACGAGATTCGATTCGGAGAAATGGCACGATGCCAAGAAATCCCGCATACGCCTTACTACGGAACAGTCGATGCAACTCCACTTTGGTTGATGTTGTATGCCGAATATTTCTCTTGGACAGCGGACTATGAAACGCTCGATCGACTTTGGAATAATGCGATCGCTGCAATGGATTGGGTCGATCGCAATCTAAAAGCAACCGGATATCTCAGCTACGAGCGCAAATCGAAACGCGGCTTAGATAACCAAGGCTGGAAAGATTCGGGGAACTGCATTGTCGATCGTAAAGGCAAACTCGCTCAAGGTGCGATCACACTCTGCGAAGTTCAAGGCTATGTCTATTCCGCCAAAGTTCGATTGAGCCAGATTGCTCGAATGAAAAAGCGAATTGATCTTGCCGATCGCTGGGAAGAAGAAGCTCGCGATCTCAAAGTTCGATTCAATCGCGATTTCTGGATGGAAGATCAAGACTTCTGTGCTTTGGCGTTGGATGGTGATGGCAATCCCGTTGATAGCATTACCTCGAATCCAGGACATTGTTTGCAGTTAGGAATTTTTACACCAGAGAAAGCCTACAGTGTTGCAGAACGGCTACGTGCTCCGGATATGTTCAATGGTTGGGGCATTCGGACATTAAGTAGCTTGTCGCCTGCTTACAATCCCATGGGTTATCACGTTGGATCAGTGTGGCCTCATGACAATGCGTTAATTGCGATCGGACTTCGTTCTCTGGGTCTAATCGATCAAGCGCTCGAACTCTGTAAAGGCTTGCTCGATATGACTCGTCACCAGCCTTATCAGCGTCCGCCAGAATTGTTCTGTGGCTACGATCGCACCGATGACAATGAACCTGTGCAATATCCGGTGGCTTGTACTCCGCAAGCTTGGGCAACCGGAAGCGTTTTCCAACTGGTTCACATGATTGTGAATTTAGTCCCAGATGCACCGGGGAACTGTTTGCGAGTGATTGATCCAGCTTTGCCGGAATCGATTAACTATCTAGCACTGAAAAATCTCCGGGTGGGTCCGACTTTGCTCGATCTTGAATTTGAGCGATCGGGATCTTCGACTTCTTGCCGCGTCTCGAAAAAACGGGGGAACTTGCGAGTCGTAATTGAAGCGTAG